In Chitinophaga sp. HK235, a single window of DNA contains:
- a CDS encoding SusD/RagB family nutrient-binding outer membrane lipoprotein: MKRLKFRYIVLGMLVAGTACTKGFLDINKDPNNPAKVSLSQLLPAAEQGLASSLGFTNDNAGVRGLTEVLAVYMHQVTVREDPDKYGADGNDFSIDNSWINFWSGNPVPSPSSDVIGTMQNLEVMIKQATESNNLRYAGIGKILKAYGVSQFIDAYGDVPYTEATKFGETGNRFPKFDKGSEVYPKLLALLDEAIANLNAKAPNLNTAIPGKDDVFYGGDKDLWIKAAKTIKLKLYNQLRLVQDVSAPVNALLTEGNLISTTSEGFMMRYTAVASPDSRNPGFSEYVATQKSHYQSPWFYEILKGYNGQIFTGIEDPRVPYYFYKQAGSTTEPQNDTEYRDGGFISIYFGSSGPNRDKTNDKVITVFGIYPVGGRYDDGEPVAVSGSNATGAAPLRLLTYADRLYIEAELINAKIVGGDARAKLSQAIDESMKQVDYVAGLANSGQTIPVLAGSTAAGTYRDAVLAEYDKATTDARKLEYIMTEKWIQSFGFSCDQYTDYRRTGYPVIFDPGNPVQAPGGYVQPPINGDFKNPGAQPKVKVANGRKFPLSLPWPASEANVNPNTPPAKNPDTAPVFWDKN, translated from the coding sequence ATGAAAAGATTAAAATTCAGATATATCGTTTTAGGGATGCTGGTGGCTGGTACGGCTTGTACCAAAGGTTTTCTGGATATCAACAAAGATCCGAACAATCCTGCCAAGGTTTCCTTGTCCCAATTGTTGCCTGCTGCGGAGCAGGGGCTTGCTTCCAGTCTGGGCTTTACCAATGATAACGCCGGTGTGCGTGGTTTGACAGAAGTGCTGGCTGTATACATGCATCAGGTGACTGTGCGTGAAGATCCAGACAAATACGGTGCTGACGGTAATGACTTCTCCATTGACAACAGCTGGATCAACTTCTGGAGCGGTAACCCGGTTCCTTCTCCAAGTTCTGATGTAATTGGTACCATGCAGAACCTGGAAGTGATGATCAAACAGGCAACGGAAAGTAACAACCTGAGATATGCCGGTATCGGAAAAATCCTGAAAGCATATGGTGTGAGCCAGTTTATAGATGCATATGGAGATGTGCCTTACACAGAAGCCACTAAGTTTGGAGAAACTGGTAACAGGTTCCCTAAATTTGACAAAGGCAGTGAAGTATATCCAAAACTGCTGGCTTTACTGGATGAAGCAATTGCTAACCTGAATGCGAAAGCTCCGAATCTTAATACTGCAATACCTGGTAAAGACGATGTTTTTTACGGTGGTGATAAGGACCTCTGGATAAAAGCGGCCAAAACCATCAAGCTGAAATTATACAACCAATTAAGACTGGTGCAGGATGTTTCTGCTCCGGTGAATGCCCTGTTGACGGAAGGTAACCTGATCAGCACTACCAGCGAAGGTTTCATGATGAGATATACTGCAGTAGCTTCTCCGGATAGCCGTAATCCTGGTTTCTCTGAATATGTGGCTACCCAGAAAAGCCACTATCAGAGCCCCTGGTTCTATGAAATCCTGAAAGGATACAATGGCCAGATCTTCACTGGTATTGAAGATCCACGTGTGCCTTATTATTTCTACAAACAGGCAGGTTCTACTACTGAGCCTCAAAACGATACAGAATACCGTGATGGCGGATTTATCAGTATCTACTTTGGTTCTTCCGGCCCTAACCGTGACAAGACCAATGATAAGGTAATTACCGTATTCGGTATTTATCCGGTGGGCGGTCGTTATGATGATGGTGAGCCGGTTGCAGTTTCAGGAAGCAATGCTACTGGTGCCGCACCATTAAGGCTGTTGACTTATGCAGACCGTTTGTATATTGAAGCAGAACTGATCAATGCTAAAATTGTTGGTGGTGATGCAAGAGCTAAACTTTCCCAGGCAATTGACGAGTCTATGAAACAGGTTGACTATGTAGCTGGCCTGGCGAATAGCGGACAGACTATCCCGGTACTGGCTGGTAGTACAGCTGCCGGCACTTACAGGGATGCTGTTCTGGCGGAGTATGACAAAGCCACAACAGATGCCCGCAAACTGGAATACATTATGACAGAGAAATGGATACAGAGTTTCGGCTTTAGCTGTGATCAGTATACTGATTATCGTCGTACAGGCTATCCCGTTATATTTGATCCGGGAAATCCGGTGCAGGCACCAGGTGGTTATGTACAGCCTCCTATCAATGGTGACTTCAAAAATCCGGGGGCTCAGCCTAAAGTAAAAGTGGCCAATGGCAGGAAGTTTCCATTGTCACTGCCCTGGCCAGCAAGTGAAGCGAACGTAAACCCGAATACCCCACCGGCTAAAAATCCGGACACTGCACCGGTATTCTGGGATAAAAACTAG
- a CDS encoding TonB-dependent receptor: protein MKKGLLLWLFAAISALQALGQTRTITGKVTDAKDGSPLPGVTVKIVSTANGTMTSATGEFHLNVDAKSSSLEFSFVGYATQVVGIAGKNAVNVKLAQDEKGLSEVVVVGYGTVERKNITASVASIKGAALKDVASPSIDRQLAGQVAGVQATVSSGMLGQPARIRIRGTNSISSGTDPLYVIDGVPYIAGNQSGVTPNNPLGDINPNDIESMEVLKDGAATAIYGSRATNGVILITTKRGKSGKPRLTYDAWLAAATPSKLYKVLNADEFITIANEKLSNADPTAPKYAIATPNPDGGFYDTDWQKLVTRTGFQQNHALSMSGASDQTNYYVSVGYSDLTGILVGNNQKKYQARLKIEQKAFDVVTVGVNMGVSHITNNGLNTSQSGLSSNLSNALRSLPNVPAQWNDGTYNLSPTNTLGSGSNKLTISDNYTNIKYVLDNNIYRNQNLNITGNSFASVKILKSFDLRTQIGINYLNGEDYQYWNPIHGDGKSGNGYVYQQFIPSFRYNWVNTLSYNKVIGSHNVNAVIGMENQKTRERNFFGSGTNLTNPFFGVNNIIDASLATQTTGGNVIERAFQSYFGRATYGYKDRYLLSATLRRDAISSLPIGKQNVTLPGASVAWRVSQEDFFKNANIGFISNLKLRGGYAKVGNVDIGAYPYAGTYKPVLYGPLLGIAFGQMFNPNLTFETSKKINVGLDLGLLQDRITVTADYFKNDIDNMILASPLPPSLGVPSTGKPNVFYSNVGKMYNRGVELTINSTNIQRKDLTWTTSFNLSFIQNKVTALVNDADISYAYNVTRVGESMGSFYGFESAGVNPANGNPLWKRADGSVIQGYQGIDNDPKNGKYYAYDPAKPEDVSTQVASLSTSDKKILGRALPTYYGGLNNTVTYKGFDFNIFLSFSGGNKVYNVTRQETLNNQKFQNNGKEVLNRWTTPGQVTDVPKLYYGSDNFVLQSGNVNSRFLEDGSFIRAQNIGLGYTLPKSMLERFRINNLRVYAQVQNAFVITKYKGLDPELNTYTDSRANTQPGLDYNTNPVPRTYTFGINVGL, encoded by the coding sequence ATGAAGAAAGGATTGCTCCTCTGGCTGTTCGCGGCCATCAGCGCTTTACAGGCGCTGGGTCAAACACGAACAATCACTGGTAAGGTTACCGACGCGAAGGATGGGTCACCTTTACCCGGCGTTACGGTGAAAATTGTTAGCACGGCTAACGGAACTATGACCAGCGCTACCGGTGAATTTCATTTAAACGTAGATGCCAAGTCATCTTCCCTGGAATTTTCTTTTGTTGGTTATGCTACACAGGTAGTGGGCATTGCCGGCAAAAATGCTGTTAACGTAAAACTTGCCCAGGATGAAAAAGGCCTGAGCGAAGTGGTGGTAGTGGGTTACGGTACAGTAGAAAGAAAGAACATCACTGCTTCCGTTGCCAGTATTAAAGGTGCAGCATTGAAAGATGTTGCTTCCCCCAGTATCGACCGTCAGCTTGCCGGTCAGGTAGCGGGTGTTCAGGCAACAGTATCCAGCGGTATGCTTGGTCAACCAGCGCGTATCCGTATCCGTGGTACAAACAGTATCAGTAGCGGTACCGATCCGTTGTACGTAATCGATGGAGTTCCTTATATCGCTGGTAACCAGAGTGGCGTTACTCCCAACAATCCGCTGGGCGATATCAACCCTAATGACATTGAAAGTATGGAAGTACTGAAAGACGGTGCTGCTACTGCAATCTATGGCTCCCGCGCAACAAACGGCGTAATCCTGATCACTACCAAAAGAGGTAAGTCCGGTAAACCCCGTTTAACTTATGATGCATGGCTGGCTGCTGCTACTCCGTCCAAGCTCTATAAAGTACTGAATGCAGATGAATTCATTACCATCGCGAATGAAAAACTGTCTAACGCAGATCCTACAGCTCCTAAGTATGCAATTGCTACACCTAATCCTGATGGTGGCTTTTATGATACAGATTGGCAGAAACTGGTAACGAGAACAGGTTTCCAGCAGAACCACGCACTGTCTATGAGCGGCGCCAGCGACCAGACCAACTACTATGTGTCTGTAGGTTATTCCGACCTGACTGGTATCCTGGTAGGTAACAATCAGAAAAAATACCAGGCCCGCCTGAAAATCGAACAGAAAGCATTTGATGTAGTAACCGTAGGGGTGAATATGGGTGTTTCCCACATTACCAACAATGGTCTCAACACCAGTCAGAGTGGCTTGTCCAGTAACCTGTCCAACGCGCTGCGCTCTTTACCTAACGTTCCTGCACAATGGAATGATGGTACCTACAACCTGAGCCCTACCAATACCCTGGGCAGTGGTTCCAACAAACTGACCATCAGCGACAACTATACCAACATTAAATATGTACTGGATAATAACATTTATCGCAACCAGAACCTGAACATCACAGGTAACTCTTTTGCAAGCGTTAAAATCCTGAAATCATTTGATCTGAGAACACAGATCGGTATCAACTACCTGAATGGTGAAGACTACCAGTACTGGAACCCGATTCACGGTGATGGTAAAAGTGGTAACGGTTATGTGTATCAGCAGTTCATTCCCAGCTTCCGTTACAACTGGGTGAACACTTTAAGCTATAACAAAGTGATCGGTTCACATAATGTGAATGCGGTGATTGGTATGGAAAACCAGAAAACCAGGGAAAGAAACTTCTTTGGGTCAGGTACCAACCTTACCAATCCTTTCTTTGGTGTTAATAACATCATTGATGCGAGTTTAGCTACCCAGACCACTGGCGGTAATGTTATTGAACGTGCTTTCCAGTCATATTTTGGCCGTGCCACTTATGGTTACAAAGACCGTTACCTGTTGTCTGCTACCTTGCGCCGGGATGCGATTTCTTCCCTGCCTATTGGTAAACAGAATGTTACACTGCCAGGTGCATCTGTTGCCTGGAGAGTTTCTCAGGAAGATTTCTTCAAGAATGCCAATATCGGTTTCATCAGCAACCTGAAACTCCGTGGCGGTTATGCTAAAGTGGGCAACGTGGACATCGGCGCCTATCCTTATGCGGGTACTTACAAGCCTGTACTGTACGGACCATTGCTGGGTATCGCTTTCGGCCAGATGTTCAATCCTAACCTGACTTTCGAAACCAGTAAAAAAATCAACGTAGGTCTTGACCTCGGTTTGTTGCAGGACAGAATTACTGTAACTGCAGACTACTTCAAGAATGATATCGACAACATGATCCTGGCTTCTCCGCTGCCTCCATCTTTGGGTGTTCCCAGCACTGGTAAGCCAAACGTATTTTACTCCAACGTTGGTAAAATGTACAACAGAGGTGTGGAGCTGACTATCAACAGTACCAATATCCAGCGTAAGGATCTGACCTGGACAACATCCTTTAACCTGTCTTTTATCCAGAACAAAGTGACCGCACTGGTAAACGATGCTGATATCAGCTATGCTTACAACGTTACCCGTGTTGGCGAATCAATGGGTTCCTTCTACGGTTTTGAATCTGCCGGTGTAAACCCTGCCAATGGTAATCCGCTGTGGAAAAGAGCAGATGGTTCTGTTATCCAGGGCTACCAGGGTATCGATAATGATCCTAAAAACGGTAAATATTATGCCTACGATCCTGCTAAACCGGAAGATGTCAGCACACAGGTGGCTTCTCTGTCTACCAGTGATAAAAAGATCCTCGGTCGTGCATTGCCTACTTACTACGGTGGTTTGAACAACACTGTTACCTACAAAGGATTTGACTTTAACATCTTCCTGTCCTTCTCCGGTGGTAACAAAGTGTATAACGTAACCCGTCAGGAAACACTCAACAACCAGAAGTTCCAGAATAATGGTAAAGAAGTGCTGAACAGATGGACTACACCCGGTCAGGTTACTGATGTGCCTAAACTCTACTATGGTTCTGACAACTTCGTGTTACAGAGCGGTAACGTAAACAGCCGTTTCCTCGAAGATGGTAGCTTTATCCGTGCACAAAACATTGGTCTGGGTTATACGCTGCCTAAATCAATGCTGGAAAGATTCAGAATAAACAACCTCCGTGTATATGCACAGGTACAGAATGCATTTGTGATTACCAAGTATAAAGGTCTGGATCCTGAGTTAAACACTTATACTGACTCCAGAGCTAATACTCAGCCAGGTCTGGACTACAACACCAACCCGGTTCCCCGTACCTATACTTTTGGTATTAACGTAGGATTATAA
- a CDS encoding RagB/SusD family nutrient uptake outer membrane protein — protein MKNKFAYTYNRSLKTAMAGLLAIGLGVASCSKYTELAPKNAMPAETVFNDSATIELALNGMYNTAAIGSYNDDYSAGRGYPFGAASIEQAEMRGEDMVNLATFYEITYKATYSPTSANNVNMWVNLYALINQTNTLIDGVRKAAAKGVVSQAKAAQVEGEARFMRALAHHEAVINFSRPYADGAGSKVGVPYRDLPVGTPEEIQVAMKIGRGTVAEDYTKILADLDYAEANLPATPKGKDIARAGKGAAIALKTRIKLHMGDWAGVIAEATKLGTATAGNFVSPINGYKLLPGPDEAFVKYDNNKESIFSIAQSAATNPNTNAALASMFGPADKNGRGLVATSPNLYNASFWVSDDLRRSALQVKQLTVKSGKPSQNFYFNYKYRDYLNKADWAPIIRYAEVILNAAEAYARTGNTAQAFLLFNAVRNRALPPTSTNFLTTPPADMVQAILNERRIEFAGEGRRWPDITRLVMDPVYGTGGIPAKVLLTDLKDDGSNYDLVNRPVTNSRFGKIDYSDFRFIWPLPSTEILSNPTLKDAQNPGY, from the coding sequence ATGAAAAATAAATTTGCATATACATATAACAGAAGCCTGAAAACGGCTATGGCAGGACTCCTGGCAATTGGTTTGGGTGTTGCATCCTGCTCAAAATATACGGAGCTGGCGCCTAAAAATGCCATGCCTGCTGAAACAGTGTTTAATGATTCTGCTACCATTGAACTGGCACTGAACGGTATGTACAATACTGCGGCCATTGGTAGTTATAATGATGATTACTCGGCTGGTCGTGGTTATCCTTTCGGTGCTGCTTCCATTGAGCAGGCTGAAATGCGTGGAGAAGATATGGTGAACCTGGCCACGTTTTATGAAATCACTTATAAAGCTACCTATAGCCCTACTTCCGCTAACAACGTGAACATGTGGGTGAACCTGTATGCACTGATCAACCAGACTAATACCCTGATCGACGGTGTTCGTAAGGCCGCTGCAAAAGGAGTCGTTAGTCAGGCTAAAGCTGCACAGGTAGAAGGCGAAGCCCGTTTTATGCGTGCATTGGCACATCACGAGGCGGTTATTAACTTCAGCCGTCCTTATGCAGACGGAGCTGGTTCTAAAGTAGGGGTTCCTTACCGTGATCTTCCTGTGGGCACACCTGAAGAAATTCAGGTGGCTATGAAGATTGGCCGTGGTACCGTTGCTGAAGACTACACCAAAATCCTGGCAGACCTGGACTATGCAGAAGCTAACCTGCCTGCCACACCTAAGGGAAAAGATATAGCCAGGGCTGGTAAAGGAGCTGCTATTGCACTGAAAACAAGGATTAAACTGCACATGGGTGATTGGGCTGGTGTGATTGCAGAAGCTACCAAACTGGGTACTGCTACTGCTGGTAACTTCGTAAGCCCTATCAACGGGTATAAATTACTGCCTGGTCCGGATGAAGCGTTTGTGAAATACGATAATAACAAGGAGTCTATCTTCTCTATCGCACAATCTGCTGCTACCAATCCTAATACCAACGCTGCGCTGGCTTCCATGTTCGGTCCTGCCGATAAAAATGGCCGTGGTCTGGTGGCTACAAGCCCTAACCTGTACAATGCTTCTTTCTGGGTAAGCGATGACTTACGTCGTAGCGCGCTGCAGGTGAAACAATTGACCGTTAAAAGCGGCAAACCCAGCCAGAACTTTTACTTTAACTACAAATACCGCGATTACCTGAACAAAGCAGACTGGGCACCAATTATCAGATATGCTGAGGTAATACTGAACGCTGCAGAAGCTTATGCCCGTACAGGAAATACTGCACAGGCTTTCCTGTTGTTCAATGCTGTACGTAACCGTGCATTGCCTCCTACAAGTACTAACTTCCTCACTACACCTCCTGCGGATATGGTACAGGCCATCCTGAATGAGCGTCGTATTGAGTTTGCAGGTGAAGGTCGTCGCTGGCCGGATATCACCCGCCTGGTGATGGACCCTGTGTATGGTACCGGTGGTATTCCAGCTAAAGTGCTGCTGACAGATCTGAAAGATGATGGCAGCAACTACGATCTCGTTAACAGACCAGTTACCAATTCCAGATTCGGTAAGATTGACTACAGCGATTTCAGATTTATCTGGCCGCTGCCATCTACTGAAATCCTGTCCAATCCTACGCTGAAGGATGCACAGAATCCTGGTTACTAG
- a CDS encoding TlpA disulfide reductase family protein: protein MKKYLLWMSVAAFLAGCAGQQEKGEFKIEGHFTNLPLGPVVLEELTLDNLKVVDSTNVKDASGKFTLKGMVPEQGLYRIRFENGKFILLSLDAGDMKLEGDVSNLENMKVSGSEATSELHQFLQDISKQSIALTEEMRKVDSLHGAKVPDSVFQPQLTAVQKKEKDFEQSFFDMAGKTKNPANAVFAISQVRNPEEIISHKQVITGLTTRFPKNTLVKSMTDRIAQLEKSNQPTGSDAAGGEEPTAAVKVGMEAPDFSLPDPNGKMISLKSLRGKYVLLDFWASWCGPCREENPNVVRAFQQFKNKNFTILGVSLDKTREQWLAAISKDGLTWNHVSDLKFWDSSVVPLYGINAIPTNFLLDPQGKVIASDLRGDALIAKLQEVLK from the coding sequence ATGAAAAAATACTTATTGTGGATGTCCGTAGCAGCTTTCCTGGCCGGATGTGCCGGACAGCAGGAAAAAGGTGAGTTCAAGATAGAAGGGCACTTTACCAACCTGCCGCTCGGCCCCGTTGTACTGGAAGAGCTTACGCTCGACAACCTGAAAGTGGTAGACTCTACCAACGTAAAGGATGCCAGCGGTAAATTTACCCTCAAAGGCATGGTACCTGAGCAGGGCCTGTACCGTATCCGTTTTGAAAACGGCAAATTCATCCTGCTCTCCCTGGATGCTGGTGACATGAAACTGGAAGGTGATGTCAGCAACCTGGAAAACATGAAAGTGTCTGGCTCTGAAGCCACCTCCGAACTGCATCAGTTCCTCCAGGACATCAGCAAACAATCTATCGCGCTCACCGAAGAAATGCGCAAGGTAGACAGCCTCCATGGCGCCAAAGTACCGGACAGTGTGTTCCAGCCACAGCTGACCGCTGTTCAGAAAAAAGAAAAGGATTTTGAACAGAGCTTTTTTGATATGGCAGGAAAAACAAAAAACCCTGCCAACGCTGTATTTGCTATCAGCCAGGTAAGAAATCCGGAAGAAATCATCTCCCATAAACAGGTGATCACTGGATTAACCACCCGCTTCCCTAAAAATACCCTGGTAAAAAGCATGACCGACAGGATTGCGCAACTGGAAAAAAGCAATCAGCCGACAGGCAGCGATGCAGCCGGTGGCGAAGAGCCTACAGCTGCGGTAAAAGTAGGGATGGAAGCACCTGATTTCTCCCTGCCTGATCCCAACGGCAAAATGATCAGCCTGAAGTCACTGCGTGGTAAATATGTACTGCTCGACTTCTGGGCCAGCTGGTGCGGTCCCTGCCGGGAAGAAAACCCCAATGTGGTAAGAGCTTTCCAGCAGTTTAAAAACAAAAACTTCACCATCCTGGGTGTATCACTGGATAAAACCAGGGAACAATGGCTGGCTGCCATCTCCAAAGATGGCCTCACCTGGAACCATGTGAGCGACCTGAAGTTCTGGGATTCTTCCGTAGTACCTTTATACGGTATCAACGCTATCCCTACCAACTTCCTGCTCGATCCGCAGGGTAAAGTGATTGCTTCTGACCTCAGAGGCGATGCGCTGATTGCAAAGCTCCAGGAAGTACTGAAATAA
- the gatB gene encoding Asp-tRNA(Asn)/Glu-tRNA(Gln) amidotransferase subunit GatB — protein MSDIYSKYETVIGLEVHAQLLTESKLFCSDSAAFGGAPNTHISAISLAHPGTLPRMNRKAAEYAIKLGLACHCEIEKDNYFARKNYFYPDLPKGYQISQHTAPICKGGYVAVVTDAGSRQIKLNRIHLEEDAGKLLHDQDPANSYVDYNRAGVPLVEIVSEPDMHTSEEAYVYLTELRRLVRYLGVCDGNMEEGSMRCDANISVRLKGATTLGTKVEVKNMNSIRNVKRAIDNEVKRQIDLIEAGGTLVQETRSFDASNGSSFPLRSKEEANDYRYFPEPDLAPFRLTDEFIAGIRATLPALPEELVQKYTTVYGLPEYDARVICDDKATADYFESLTAITPHYKAAANWMLGPVKSWLNEHSEDISRFPVTPAALAALISLTDSGKVSFSIASSRILPEMTQVAEDPLAIATRLNLLQDNNADNISPIIDEVLAKYPDKVAAFRSGKKGLMSLFVGEVMKLSKGKADPRLTNELLAEKLKG, from the coding sequence ATGAGCGATATCTACAGTAAATACGAAACAGTGATAGGGCTTGAAGTACATGCCCAGCTGCTTACAGAAAGCAAATTATTCTGCAGCGACAGCGCTGCTTTCGGTGGAGCACCCAATACCCATATCAGCGCCATTTCGCTGGCCCATCCCGGCACCTTGCCCCGGATGAACCGTAAAGCCGCAGAATATGCCATCAAACTGGGCCTGGCCTGCCATTGCGAGATTGAAAAAGATAACTATTTCGCCCGTAAAAACTACTTCTACCCCGACCTGCCCAAAGGTTATCAGATATCACAGCATACCGCACCTATCTGTAAGGGCGGTTATGTTGCGGTAGTGACCGATGCCGGCAGCCGGCAGATAAAGCTCAACCGTATCCATCTGGAAGAAGATGCCGGCAAACTCCTGCACGACCAGGACCCTGCCAACAGTTATGTGGACTACAACCGCGCCGGCGTACCCCTCGTGGAAATCGTCAGCGAACCGGATATGCACACCAGCGAAGAAGCCTATGTCTATCTCACTGAACTGCGGCGCCTTGTTCGCTATCTCGGTGTATGCGACGGCAATATGGAAGAAGGCAGCATGCGCTGCGATGCCAATATATCCGTACGTCTCAAAGGTGCTACCACACTGGGCACCAAGGTGGAAGTAAAAAACATGAACTCCATCCGCAACGTAAAGCGGGCTATTGATAATGAAGTAAAACGGCAGATCGACCTGATTGAAGCCGGTGGCACACTGGTGCAGGAAACCCGCAGCTTCGACGCTTCCAACGGCAGCTCTTTCCCGCTGCGCTCCAAAGAGGAAGCCAACGACTACCGTTACTTTCCAGAGCCGGACCTGGCGCCCTTCCGGCTTACCGACGAGTTTATAGCCGGTATCCGCGCTACGCTGCCCGCACTGCCGGAAGAACTGGTGCAGAAATACACTACTGTGTACGGCCTGCCTGAATATGATGCCCGTGTAATCTGCGACGACAAAGCCACTGCCGATTATTTCGAAAGCCTCACCGCCATCACCCCCCATTACAAGGCTGCTGCCAACTGGATGCTGGGGCCGGTGAAATCCTGGCTCAACGAACATTCGGAAGACATATCCCGGTTTCCGGTGACTCCCGCTGCGCTGGCGGCACTCATCAGTCTTACTGACAGCGGCAAGGTAAGTTTCTCCATCGCCTCCTCCCGGATACTGCCGGAAATGACACAGGTGGCGGAAGACCCGCTGGCCATCGCTACCCGGCTCAATCTCCTGCAAGACAACAATGCAGACAACATCAGCCCCATCATCGATGAAGTGCTGGCCAAATATCCGGATAAAGTGGCCGCCTTCCGGAGTGGTAAAAAAGGATTGATGTCTTTGTTTGTGGGAGAAGTGATGAAACTGTCGAAAGGTAAGGCAGATCCCCGGTTGACCAACGAATTACTGGCAGAAAAACTGAAAGGCTAA
- a CDS encoding aldehyde dehydrogenase codes for MISNAQISQLYKAQHDYFDSGATLPYAFRKDMLKRLKKGVSQYESRILEALHQDLHKHPLEAYSSEVGFLYEEIAFTLANLKQWMEPEVVTSPFVTYPSSSRIYREPLGLTLIIAPWNYPFMLQLSPLIGAIAGGNCAILKPSELAPHTAAVIAAMIKEIFDPAFVTVVEGDGAAIIPALMAYRFDHVFFTGSIPVGKKIMEMAVPHLTPVTLELGGKSPCVVDDKVNIKVAAKRIIWAKFWNAGQTCVAPDYLLVHHRVKEEMVDAMKEAIVDFFGQNPASSEDYARMINSRRFDTVAAYLKEGHILHGGQTDRDKLYIAPTLLDDVEWDDPVMQEEIFGPVLPILTFEELPQAIQAIKKNPYPLALYVFTKSKKTEKALIEQVRFGGGCVNNALVHLTNPELPFGGAGYSGMGQYHGRYSFETFTHAKGMLKTGTWLDVPVKYPPFKNKLGLMKRIMK; via the coding sequence ATGATCAGCAATGCCCAGATAAGTCAGCTTTATAAGGCCCAGCATGATTATTTTGACTCAGGAGCAACCCTTCCCTATGCCTTCAGAAAGGACATGCTGAAGCGTCTGAAAAAGGGTGTCAGCCAATATGAATCCCGTATCCTGGAGGCTTTGCACCAGGATCTTCATAAACACCCGCTGGAAGCCTATAGCAGCGAAGTAGGATTTCTGTATGAAGAAATCGCCTTTACGCTGGCCAACCTGAAACAGTGGATGGAGCCGGAGGTGGTGACATCTCCTTTTGTGACCTATCCCAGCAGCAGCCGCATTTACCGCGAGCCACTGGGGCTCACACTCATCATCGCTCCCTGGAATTACCCGTTTATGCTGCAGTTAAGCCCTTTGATAGGTGCTATCGCCGGCGGCAACTGTGCCATCCTGAAACCATCGGAACTGGCGCCGCATACAGCCGCCGTAATTGCCGCCATGATAAAGGAAATATTCGACCCTGCCTTCGTCACTGTGGTGGAAGGTGATGGTGCCGCTATCATCCCTGCCCTTATGGCCTACCGATTCGACCATGTCTTCTTCACCGGCAGCATTCCGGTAGGAAAAAAGATCATGGAGATGGCCGTGCCACATCTTACTCCTGTAACACTGGAGCTGGGTGGAAAATCACCTTGTGTGGTAGATGATAAGGTGAATATAAAGGTAGCGGCTAAACGAATTATATGGGCCAAGTTCTGGAATGCTGGCCAGACCTGTGTGGCGCCTGATTACCTGCTGGTACACCACCGTGTGAAGGAAGAGATGGTAGACGCGATGAAAGAAGCCATCGTGGACTTCTTCGGACAAAATCCTGCCAGCAGTGAAGACTACGCCCGAATGATCAACTCCCGTCGTTTTGATACGGTGGCCGCTTACCTGAAAGAAGGACATATATTGCATGGTGGTCAGACAGACCGTGACAAGCTCTATATCGCCCCTACCCTGCTGGATGATGTAGAGTGGGATGATCCGGTGATGCAGGAAGAAATCTTCGGTCCGGTATTGCCTATCCTGACTTTTGAGGAGCTGCCACAGGCTATCCAGGCTATTAAGAAAAATCCGTATCCGCTGGCATTATACGTTTTCACCAAAAGTAAAAAAACGGAAAAAGCACTCATCGAGCAGGTGCGTTTCGGAGGCGGATGTGTCAACAATGCGCTGGTACATCTTACCAATCCGGAGCTGCCCTTTGGTGGCGCGGGCTACAGCGGTATGGGCCAGTACCACGGACGCTACAGCTTTGAAACATTTACGCACGCTAAAGGCATGCTGAAAACCGGCACCTGGCTGGACGTACCAGTCAAATATCCGCCGTTTAAAAACAAGCTCGGACTCATGAAGAGAATTATGAAGTAA